One genomic window of Inquilinus sp. KBS0705 includes the following:
- a CDS encoding nucleoside deaminase, with product MRYFTFGDEQPAISPDEFFMNEALKEARLALKEDEIPIGAVVVCKGKIIGRGHNLTERLNDVSAHAEMQALTAAANSMGGKYLPECTLYVTMEPCVMCAGASYWFQIGRIVFGAYDANRGFGRINQKITHPKTLISGGIHENECAELVRDFFRSKRNKA from the coding sequence ATGCGATATTTTACTTTCGGCGATGAACAACCGGCCATATCCCCCGACGAGTTTTTTATGAACGAGGCCTTAAAAGAGGCGCGTTTGGCTTTAAAAGAGGATGAGATACCTATTGGTGCCGTTGTGGTTTGCAAAGGCAAGATAATTGGCCGCGGGCATAACTTAACCGAGCGTTTAAATGACGTATCGGCACATGCCGAAATGCAGGCCTTAACCGCCGCAGCCAATTCAATGGGCGGCAAATACCTGCCCGAATGCACTTTGTATGTAACCATGGAGCCATGCGTAATGTGCGCCGGTGCATCGTACTGGTTTCAAATTGGCCGCATAGTTTTTGGCGCTTACGATGCCAACCGCGGCTTTGGCCGGATAAATCAAAAAATAACACATCCTAAAACATTAATTAGCGGCGGTATTCACGAAAACGAATGTGCCGAACTGGTGCGTGATTTTTTTAGGAGCAAGCGCAATAAGGCTTAG
- a CDS encoding tRNA-binding protein, which translates to METITWNDFEKVELRAGTILEVADFPEARKPAYKLKVDFGPLGIKQSSAQITKHYTKEELPGRQILGVVNFPKKQIATFMSEFLVTGLADENGDIVLTAIDKPVPNGSKLI; encoded by the coding sequence ATGGAAACCATAACCTGGAACGATTTTGAAAAGGTAGAGTTACGTGCCGGCACCATACTGGAAGTGGCTGATTTCCCCGAAGCGCGCAAACCTGCCTATAAGCTTAAGGTTGATTTTGGCCCATTGGGTATAAAGCAATCAAGCGCCCAGATAACAAAGCATTACACTAAAGAAGAGTTACCCGGCAGGCAAATATTAGGGGTGGTAAACTTCCCCAAAAAGCAAATAGCTACTTTTATGTCGGAATTTTTGGTGACCGGCCTTGCCGATGAAAATGGCGATATTGTATTAACCGCCATTGATAAACCTGTGCCTAACGGTAGTAAACTCATCTGA
- a CDS encoding FAD-dependent oxidoreductase, whose amino-acid sequence MGLNYYWAINICYGIRFWSKLAFCACFTNLMIKKLLVVLFLCISIISEAETIKTDVLVIGGGASGVAAAIQSARSKIKTILVEPGPWLGGSMTAGGMCILEGNRNLPSGIYGEFRGRVIDFYKKTAGYDTTHNAPLVFEPYTGAAILKKITDTVKNLTVKLNTPFTTVKKNGAVWEVSITQNGKTDVIKAKVLVDATELGDVVAKTGTILTSGFDSRGDTKEALAPENATNQIQDITWIAIIKDYGQGSEPVMAQPQGYDAAQYSGLKAGEVKKLLATGKLPNGKYMVKWSWNQSSVTSDDLKPENRDEAFRKARLRTLGLIYYLQTALGYKNLGLSDEYNTPDHLPNIPFIRENRRVAGLVRMVLDDIYTPYTRESKLYRTSIGVGDASPGQHYSVAGAPKVNYPPFPAYSIPLGAVVVKDQENLLVTEKAMSVTHLVNGSITYPSVQMTLGQGVGATAAYCAFFKLTTKQLRPRIIQGEILDYKGYLMPFADINQKDPAFRAIQQIGATGMLQGIQKVNGNSAQVLFMPDTIVKTQEVEPFLTEIYSRAFLWFGREKPTETFTVGNLLSFISEMTLRDPENLKDAMQKTWKTYYKFPTEFDMKRPVTRREFAVLANRFLNPFARAVDISGKLIL is encoded by the coding sequence ATGGGCTTAAATTATTATTGGGCAATTAATATTTGTTACGGGATAAGATTTTGGTCTAAATTAGCGTTTTGTGCTTGTTTTACTAATCTGATGATAAAAAAATTACTGGTAGTACTATTCCTGTGTATTTCAATCATAAGCGAGGCCGAAACCATTAAAACCGATGTGTTGGTAATAGGGGGCGGTGCAAGCGGTGTGGCAGCGGCCATACAAAGCGCGCGCAGCAAGATAAAAACCATATTGGTTGAACCGGGGCCATGGTTAGGCGGCAGCATGACAGCCGGCGGCATGTGCATACTGGAGGGTAACCGCAATTTACCATCGGGCATATATGGCGAGTTTAGGGGCCGGGTGATAGATTTTTATAAGAAAACCGCCGGGTACGACACCACGCATAACGCGCCTTTGGTTTTTGAACCTTACACTGGTGCCGCCATTCTCAAAAAAATAACCGATACGGTAAAAAATTTAACCGTTAAACTAAATACACCTTTTACCACGGTAAAAAAGAATGGCGCGGTATGGGAAGTTAGCATCACCCAAAACGGTAAAACCGATGTGATCAAAGCAAAGGTATTGGTAGATGCTACTGAACTGGGCGATGTGGTAGCTAAAACCGGCACTATTTTAACATCAGGCTTCGATAGCCGGGGCGATACCAAAGAAGCTTTAGCGCCCGAAAACGCGACCAACCAGATACAGGACATTACCTGGATAGCCATAATAAAAGATTATGGGCAGGGAAGCGAGCCTGTTATGGCGCAGCCGCAGGGTTATGATGCCGCGCAATATTCGGGTCTTAAAGCCGGGGAGGTAAAGAAGCTGTTGGCAACAGGCAAATTGCCTAACGGCAAATACATGGTAAAATGGAGCTGGAACCAAAGCTCGGTAACATCTGATGATTTGAAGCCCGAGAACAGGGACGAGGCCTTCCGTAAAGCCAGGCTGCGAACCTTAGGGCTTATTTATTACCTGCAAACCGCGCTTGGCTATAAAAACCTGGGTCTTTCAGACGAGTACAACACACCCGATCATCTGCCCAATATTCCCTTTATCAGGGAGAACAGGCGGGTAGCCGGTTTAGTACGTATGGTTTTGGATGACATTTATACACCCTATACCCGCGAATCGAAATTATATCGTACATCAATAGGTGTTGGCGATGCCTCGCCCGGCCAGCATTACAGTGTTGCAGGCGCGCCAAAGGTAAATTACCCGCCGTTCCCTGCTTATAGCATCCCCTTAGGGGCCGTAGTTGTAAAAGACCAGGAGAACTTGCTGGTTACCGAAAAGGCCATGTCGGTAACGCATTTGGTTAATGGCAGCATCACCTACCCATCGGTACAAATGACCTTAGGGCAGGGTGTAGGGGCAACAGCCGCTTATTGCGCCTTTTTTAAACTGACCACCAAACAATTGCGGCCGCGAATTATACAAGGCGAGATATTGGATTATAAAGGCTACCTGATGCCCTTTGCCGATATCAACCAAAAAGACCCAGCCTTTAGGGCCATACAACAAATAGGGGCTACCGGTATGCTGCAGGGCATTCAAAAAGTTAACGGCAACAGCGCGCAGGTGCTTTTTATGCCCGATACGATAGTGAAGACGCAGGAGGTTGAGCCCTTTTTAACAGAGATATATTCGCGGGCTTTTTTATGGTTTGGCCGCGAAAAGCCGACGGAGACATTCACCGTGGGCAATTTATTATCTTTCATCAGCGAGATGACCTTGCGCGACCCTGAAAACCTGAAGGACGCGATGCAAAAAACCTGGAAAACCTATTATAAGTTCCCAACGGAGTTTGATATGAAACGCCCGGTTACCCGGCGCGAATTTGCCGTACTGGCCAACCGTTTTTTAAACCCCTTTGCGCGTGCGGTTGATATTTCGGGCAAGCTGATATTATAG